In a genomic window of Salvelinus fontinalis isolate EN_2023a chromosome 7, ASM2944872v1, whole genome shotgun sequence:
- the penkb gene encoding proenkephalin b → MAVSMRSFWTLALSACLVLTVSADCGADCAYCIHHLQLQQTDINSFTCTLECEGALSTKKSWELCEDVLQARNGDSPTEGDKATTETSKLDNNDPHQLVKKYGGFMKRYGGFMKKTAELYGPEPDDVDHGREILFKRYGGFMKKSGEPEDTLSLLRELVRNVDGGVEKRYGGFLRSARQSSDLENGIRELQKRYGGFMRRVGRPEWREEQKRYGGFLNKRAWGEEEEDEMEKERVELEDVPDVVEKRYGGFLGY, encoded by the exons ATGGCGGTATCAATGCGTTCCTTCTGGACGCTGGCTTTAAGCGCGTGCCTTGTGTTGACGGTGAGTGCGGACTGCGGAGCAGACTGCGCATATTGTATTCACCACCTACAACTTCAACAGACAGACATCAACTCTTTC ACATGTACGTTAGAGTGTGAAGGAGCTCTCAGCACCAAGAAGTCCTGGGAACTGTGTGAGGATGTCCTGCAGGCTAGAAATGGCGACAGTCCAACAGAGGGAGACAAGGCTACCACAGAGACCTCCAAGCTGGACAACAATGACCCACATCAACTAGTAAAGAAGTATGGCGGCTTCATGAAACGCTACGGGGGATTCATGAAGAAAACAGCAGAACTGTATGGTCCTGAACCCGACGATGTCGACCACGGCAGGGAGATCCTGTTCAAACGCTACGGTGGGTTCATGAAGAAGAGTGGCGAGCCAGAAGACACACTGAGTCTGCTCCGGGAACTGGTGAGGAACGTGGATGGCGGCGTGGAGAAACGCTACGGAGGCTTTCTGAGGAGCGCCAGACAAAGCTCTGACTTGGAGAACGGTATCCGAGAGCTGCAGAAGCGCTACGGCGGCTTCATGAGGAGGGTGGGCAGGCCCGAGTGGAGGGAGGAGCAGAAACGCTATGGAGGCTTCCTCAACAAGCGAGCctggggggaggaagaggaggacgagaTGGAAAAGGAACGCGTCGAGTTGGAAGATGTTCCTGATGTGGTAGAGAAGAGATATGGAGGATTCCTGGGATACTGA